Proteins encoded within one genomic window of Corythoichthys intestinalis isolate RoL2023-P3 unplaced genomic scaffold, ASM3026506v1 HiC_scaffold_27, whole genome shotgun sequence:
- the LOC130911318 gene encoding paraneoplastic antigen Ma1 homolog has product MTVIEETVQTIKALGRVWVRGKMFDTQTQTLTVLCECREEVDSSKVPPELISPTSGGRWTVVVKHPQQDDFSEKLAKFLEVEGKTLEDITTESTSGSDWNPESIIRAVGDVLRQSPKPTESHNYHRLRTFSGISPTPAGEESLDSWLDQARFMAEEYECSEREKKRRIVESLKGPAMEIIQAVRGSNHNASCMEYIQAIDDTFGSTESGEDLYLSFKSLYQKPNERLSDFLRRLEKSLSKVIQRGGLPHVAANRARLDQLIKGAVESDLMRYVKQKIWKLPDVVSESLRLVNMYMQCK; this is encoded by the exons ATGACTGTTATTGAAGAGACTGTGCAAACTATTAAAGCTCTTGGTAGAGTTTGGGTCAGAGGCAAAATGTTTGACACCCAGACCCAGACTCTGACTGTTTTGTGTGAGTGTAGAGAGGAAGTAGATTCATCCAAAGTCCCGCCAGAACTGATTTCACCCACAAGTGGTGGACGGTGGACAGTAGTGGTAAAGCATCCGCAACAAGATGACTTCTCAGAGAAATTAGCCAAATTTCTTGAAGTGGAGGGGAAAACGTTGGAAGACATTACAACAGAGAGCACTAGTGGTAGTGATTGGAATCCTGAATCCATAATTCGTGCTGTTGGCGATGTTCTGCGACAAAGTCCCAAACCCACAGAGAGTCACAACTACCACCGTCTGAGAACTTTCTCAGGTATCAGCCCCACTCCAGCTGGTGAAGAAAGTTTAGATAGCTGGTTGGATCAAGCAAGATTCATGGCAGAAGAATATGAGTGCTCGGAAAGAGAGAAGAAACGGAGGATTGTTGAAAGTCTTAAAGGGCCAGCCATGGAGATCATTCAGGCTGTTCGAGGGTCCAACCATAATGCAAGCTGTATGGAATATATACAAGCTATTGATGACACATTTGGAAGTACGGAGTCTGGAGAAGACCTGTACTTGTCTTTCAAATCCCTCTATCAGAAACCAAATGAAAGATTATCAGATTTTTTACGCAGACTTGAAAAATCCCTCAGTAAAGTAATTCAAAGAGGTGGTCTGCCACACGTTGCTGCAAACAGAGCCAGGCTTGACCAGCTCATTAAAGGTGCTGTCGAGTCCGACCTCAT GAGATACGTGAAGCAGAAGATCTGGAAGCTGCCAGACGTTGTCTCCGAAAGCCTGCGTCTCGTCAATATGTACATGCAATGCAAGTAG